In one Sphingomonas hankookensis genomic region, the following are encoded:
- the pgmG gene encoding phosphoglucomutase/phosphomannomutase PgmG, whose protein sequence is MSHHFHPSSLREYDIRGIVGRTLGEADARAIGRCFATLLRRAGGTRVVVSRDGRLSSPALEAALVEGLTASGVDVVRIGLAPTPMLYHAEAMLEVDGGIQITGSHNPADYNGFKMVMQRRPFFGPDIQRIGAMAAAGEWDDGQGSVSDHDFTDTYVGRLIAGYAGGSYRIGWDTGNGAAGPVIERLVQLLPGEHHLLFTDVDGHFPNHHPDPTEVENLADLQRLVAEKQLDFGLAFDGDGDRIGAVDGQGRVLWGDQLLMILAEPALRETPGATIIADVKASQALFDRIAALGGTPLMWKTGHSPMKTKMRETGAPLAAEMSGHIFFGGEDYGFDDAPYGAVRLIRAIHLSGRSLSELRDAMPAMANTPELRFRVSEERKFAVIDEVLARLAAAGAEVNTTDGARVTTADGWWLLRASNTQDVLTARAEGRDQAALARLVAEVDAQLAASGVVRG, encoded by the coding sequence ATGTCCCACCATTTCCACCCCAGTTCGCTGCGCGAGTATGATATTCGCGGCATCGTCGGGCGGACGCTGGGCGAGGCGGATGCGCGGGCGATCGGGCGGTGTTTTGCGACGTTGCTGCGCCGCGCGGGGGGTACGCGGGTGGTGGTCAGCCGCGACGGGCGGCTGTCGTCGCCGGCGCTGGAGGCGGCGCTGGTCGAAGGGCTGACGGCGAGCGGGGTCGATGTCGTCCGCATCGGCCTGGCCCCCACGCCGATGCTATATCATGCCGAAGCGATGCTGGAGGTCGATGGCGGCATACAGATAACCGGCAGCCATAATCCCGCCGATTACAATGGCTTCAAGATGGTGATGCAGCGGCGTCCGTTCTTTGGACCCGACATCCAGCGGATCGGGGCTATGGCGGCGGCGGGGGAATGGGACGACGGGCAAGGCTCCGTTTCGGACCATGATTTCACCGACACCTATGTCGGGCGCCTGATCGCGGGCTATGCCGGGGGCAGCTATCGCATCGGCTGGGACACGGGTAACGGGGCCGCCGGGCCGGTGATCGAGCGGCTGGTCCAGCTGTTGCCGGGGGAACATCACCTGCTGTTCACGGACGTCGACGGGCATTTTCCGAACCACCATCCCGATCCTACCGAGGTCGAGAATCTGGCCGATCTGCAACGACTTGTCGCCGAGAAGCAGCTCGATTTCGGACTGGCCTTCGACGGCGATGGCGACCGGATCGGTGCGGTCGACGGGCAGGGGCGGGTGCTGTGGGGCGATCAGCTGCTGATGATCCTCGCCGAACCGGCATTGCGGGAAACGCCGGGGGCGACGATCATTGCGGACGTGAAGGCCAGCCAGGCGCTGTTCGACCGCATCGCCGCATTGGGCGGTACGCCGCTGATGTGGAAGACCGGGCACAGCCCGATGAAGACCAAGATGCGCGAGACCGGCGCGCCGCTGGCGGCGGAAATGTCGGGGCATATCTTCTTCGGTGGCGAGGATTACGGGTTCGACGATGCGCCGTACGGGGCGGTGCGGCTGATCCGCGCGATCCACCTGAGCGGACGGTCGCTGAGCGAATTGCGCGATGCGATGCCGGCAATGGCGAACACGCCCGAGCTGCGCTTCCGGGTGAGCGAGGAGCGCAAGTTCGCGGTGATCGACGAAGTGCTGGCGCGGTTGGCGGCGGCGGGGGCGGAGGTGAACACCACCGATGGCGCGCGGGTGACGACGGCGGACGGATGGTGGCTGCTGCGCGCGTCGAACACGCAGGACGTGCTGACCGCGCGGGCCGAGGGGCGGGATCAGGCGGCGCTGGCGCGGTTGGTGGCGGAGGTCGACGCGCAGCTGGCGGCGTCGGGGGTGGTGCGGGGGTAG
- a CDS encoding exonuclease domain-containing protein — protein MAQAQIIRVVDLETTGQAPPVHGVCEVGWQDVALGEDGRWELSGEGGQHFVNPGRPIPPVTQAVHHILDEQVADAPWWQDIARRVLDPYPRRIALAAHRADFEQKFCTAQLTHGADWICTWKCALRLWPDSPGFSNQMLRYWRKPYGMEHERGLPAHRAFPDAYVTAFHLRDMLNEASIAQLLEWSRQPGLLPRVRYGPDRGRAWTEIDDDSLEGFLTDRDEDVRFTAETELARRQGGGEVKRSRNDWLLL, from the coding sequence ATGGCCCAAGCGCAGATCATCCGTGTCGTCGACCTCGAAACCACGGGGCAGGCCCCGCCGGTGCATGGCGTGTGCGAAGTCGGCTGGCAGGATGTCGCGCTGGGCGAGGACGGGCGCTGGGAATTGTCGGGCGAGGGCGGGCAGCATTTCGTCAATCCCGGCCGCCCGATCCCGCCGGTGACGCAGGCGGTGCACCATATCCTCGACGAACAGGTCGCCGATGCGCCGTGGTGGCAGGATATCGCGCGCCGGGTGCTCGACCCCTATCCGCGCCGCATCGCGCTGGCGGCACATCGCGCGGATTTCGAACAGAAATTCTGTACCGCGCAGCTGACGCATGGTGCCGACTGGATCTGTACGTGGAAATGCGCGCTGCGGCTGTGGCCCGACAGCCCGGGCTTTTCGAACCAGATGCTGCGATACTGGCGCAAGCCCTATGGCATGGAGCATGAGCGCGGACTGCCCGCGCACCGGGCGTTTCCCGATGCCTATGTGACCGCGTTCCACCTGCGCGACATGCTGAACGAAGCGTCGATCGCGCAGCTGCTGGAATGGTCGCGCCAGCCCGGCTTGCTGCCGCGCGTGCGCTATGGCCCCGATCGCGGGCGGGCATGGACCGAGATCGACGACGACTCGCTCGAAGGGTTCCTGACCGACCGCGACGAGGACGTCCGCTTCACCGCCGAGACCGAACTGGCGCGGCGGCAGGGCGGCGGCGAGGTCAAGCGCAGCCGCAATGATTGGCTGCTGCTGTGA
- a CDS encoding J domain-containing protein has protein sequence MVKLVLIVALLVAFWLWLRAKPKKVGSEAEARAILGVGADAKVGEIRAAHKRLMQAVHPDRGGSADLARRINAARDVLLGRLRH, from the coding sequence ATGGTCAAGCTGGTCCTGATCGTCGCGCTGCTCGTCGCCTTCTGGCTGTGGCTGCGCGCCAAGCCGAAGAAGGTGGGGAGCGAGGCGGAGGCTCGGGCGATTTTGGGCGTGGGGGCGGATGCGAAGGTGGGCGAAATTCGCGCCGCGCATAAGCGGTTGATGCAGGCGGTGCATCCGGATCGGGGTGGGTCGGCGGATCTGGCTCGGCGGATTAATGCGGCTCGGGATGTTTTGCTGGGGCGGTTGCGGCATTAG